One Hevea brasiliensis isolate MT/VB/25A 57/8 chromosome 5, ASM3005281v1, whole genome shotgun sequence genomic region harbors:
- the LOC110631422 gene encoding acetyl-CoA acetyltransferase 1-like isoform X3, which produces MKPRYVCIVGVARTPMGDFLGSLSSLSATKLGSIAIQSALKRANVDPSLVQEVFFGNVFFANLGQAPARQAALGAGIPNSVICTTINKVCSSGMKAAMLAAQTIQVGINDIVVAGGMESISNAPKYIAAARRGSGLGHHAIIDGMIKDGLWDVYNDFGMGVCAEICTDQYSITREEQDVMPSRAMSVEFLHRMVVFFPGK; this is translated from the exons ATGAAGCCTCGAT ATGTTTGTATTGTGGGTGTTGCTCGTACGCCTATGGGTGATTTTCTTGGTTCCCTGTCGTCTCTCTCAGCTACAAAGCTCGGATCCATAGCTATTCAGT CTGCTCTTAAGAGGGCAAACGTTGATCCCTCGCTTGTGCAAGAGGTATTCTTTGGCAATGTTTTTTTTGCTAATTTAGGACAAGCTCCTGCCAGGCAGGCTGCTTTAGGTGCGGGTATACCCAATTCAGTGATTTGCACCACCATTAATAAAGTTTGTTCATCGGGGATGAAAG cGGCTATGCTCGCAGCACAGACGATTCAAGTGGGTATCAATGATATTGTTGTGGCTGGTGGAATGGAAAGCATCTCTAATGCACCCAAGTATATTGCGGCAGCAAG AAGGGGTTCTGGCCTAGGCCATCATGCCATTATTGATGGCATGATCAAAGATGGTCTATGGGATGTATATAATGACTTTGGAATGGGAGTTTGCGCAGAAATATGTACTGATCAATATAGTATTACAAGAGAAGAACAG GATGTTATGCCATCCAGAGCTATGAGTGTGGAATTTCTGCACAGAATGGTGGTGTTTTTTCCTGGGAAATAG
- the LOC110631422 gene encoding acetyl-CoA acetyltransferase 1-like isoform X1: MASSSFSSSSDSMKPRYVCIVGVARTPMGDFLGSLSSLSATKLGSIAIQSALKRANVDPSLVQEVFFGNVFFANLGQAPARQAALGAGIPNSVICTTINKVCSSGMKAAMLAAQTIQVGINDIVVAGGMESISNAPKYIAAARRGSGLGHHAIIDGMIKDGLWDVYNDFGMGVCAEICTDQYSITREEQDVMPSRAMSVEFLHRMVVFFPGK, translated from the exons AtggcttcttcttctttttcttcttcttcagatTCTATGAAGCCTCGAT ATGTTTGTATTGTGGGTGTTGCTCGTACGCCTATGGGTGATTTTCTTGGTTCCCTGTCGTCTCTCTCAGCTACAAAGCTCGGATCCATAGCTATTCAGT CTGCTCTTAAGAGGGCAAACGTTGATCCCTCGCTTGTGCAAGAGGTATTCTTTGGCAATGTTTTTTTTGCTAATTTAGGACAAGCTCCTGCCAGGCAGGCTGCTTTAGGTGCGGGTATACCCAATTCAGTGATTTGCACCACCATTAATAAAGTTTGTTCATCGGGGATGAAAG cGGCTATGCTCGCAGCACAGACGATTCAAGTGGGTATCAATGATATTGTTGTGGCTGGTGGAATGGAAAGCATCTCTAATGCACCCAAGTATATTGCGGCAGCAAG AAGGGGTTCTGGCCTAGGCCATCATGCCATTATTGATGGCATGATCAAAGATGGTCTATGGGATGTATATAATGACTTTGGAATGGGAGTTTGCGCAGAAATATGTACTGATCAATATAGTATTACAAGAGAAGAACAG GATGTTATGCCATCCAGAGCTATGAGTGTGGAATTTCTGCACAGAATGGTGGTGTTTTTTCCTGGGAAATAG
- the LOC110631422 gene encoding acetyl-CoA acetyltransferase 2-like isoform X2 yields the protein MASSSFSSSSDSMKPRYVCIVGVARTPMGDFLGSLSSLSATKLGSIAIQSALKRANVDPSLVQEVFFGNVFFANLGQAPARQAALGAGIPNSVICTTINKVCSSGMKAAMLAAQTIQVGINDIVVAGGMESISNAPKYIAAARQIQLYMIIFPSGFDDQNEDIVGVNVDFEGDTGLLISEHNRCTNHDEYQREKEKGCLGEC from the exons AtggcttcttcttctttttcttcttcttcagatTCTATGAAGCCTCGAT ATGTTTGTATTGTGGGTGTTGCTCGTACGCCTATGGGTGATTTTCTTGGTTCCCTGTCGTCTCTCTCAGCTACAAAGCTCGGATCCATAGCTATTCAGT CTGCTCTTAAGAGGGCAAACGTTGATCCCTCGCTTGTGCAAGAGGTATTCTTTGGCAATGTTTTTTTTGCTAATTTAGGACAAGCTCCTGCCAGGCAGGCTGCTTTAGGTGCGGGTATACCCAATTCAGTGATTTGCACCACCATTAATAAAGTTTGTTCATCGGGGATGAAAG cGGCTATGCTCGCAGCACAGACGATTCAAGTGGGTATCAATGATATTGTTGTGGCTGGTGGAATGGAAAGCATCTCTAATGCACCCAAGTATATTGCGGCAGCAAG GCAAATACAACTATACATGATTATTTTTCCTTCGGGGTTTGATGATCAGAACGAGGACATCGTAGGTGTGAATGTTGATTTTGAGGGAGATACAGGACTACTGATCAGTGAACACAATAGGTGCACCAATCATGATGAATATCAACGGGAGAAAGAGAAAGGATGTTTAGGGGAATGCTAA